One part of the Sphingobacterium sp. LZ7M1 genome encodes these proteins:
- a CDS encoding porin yields the protein MKNLKQLLLTSAFIFLGLCMAQAQERDDRATILNFKGIQYKSNDSLFYINFRFRMQNRLGFKQELNDIDDGKFDARIRRLRMRMDGYIYTPKISYSVQLAFTRSDQDYDDTKVANIVRDAVMFYNFSDDFYISFGQNKLPGNRQRVNSSGQLQFADRSLVNDNFTLDRDFGISLNLSKKIGNMPFNAKAAISTGEGRAAASTDPGLAYTGRVEFLPLGKFTNENDYQEGDLEREETPKVSIGAGYSYNDRTKREGGQLGRFVQNPFTFKTTFADAMFKYSGFAYQAEYMRRDVDNPFNITDEEKPQETVAYKGWGINQQMSYLMNHGYEIAGRYTLVQPDSEIKAFERQTEVVELGLTKYMKAHRLKFQLNGNYTFKDGHFNNSNDKSSWGAMFQVELGI from the coding sequence ATGAAAAACCTAAAACAGCTCTTATTAACCTCAGCATTCATCTTTTTAGGCCTATGTATGGCTCAGGCTCAAGAAAGAGATGACCGTGCAACGATATTGAATTTCAAAGGTATTCAGTATAAATCGAATGACTCTTTGTTCTATATCAACTTTCGTTTTAGAATGCAAAACCGATTAGGTTTCAAACAGGAACTGAATGATATTGACGATGGTAAATTCGATGCCAGGATCAGAAGACTGCGTATGCGTATGGATGGATACATCTATACCCCAAAGATTTCCTATTCGGTACAATTGGCCTTTACCCGCAGTGACCAAGATTACGATGATACCAAGGTAGCAAATATCGTAAGGGACGCGGTGATGTTCTATAACTTTTCAGATGATTTCTATATTTCTTTTGGACAGAATAAATTACCGGGTAACCGCCAACGTGTAAATTCCTCAGGGCAATTGCAGTTCGCCGATCGTTCCTTGGTAAATGACAACTTTACCTTAGACCGTGACTTTGGTATTTCCCTGAATTTGAGTAAGAAAATCGGGAATATGCCATTCAACGCAAAAGCCGCTATCTCAACAGGTGAAGGTCGTGCTGCAGCTTCAACCGATCCAGGTTTAGCATATACCGGTCGTGTTGAATTCCTACCTTTGGGTAAATTTACCAATGAAAATGATTACCAAGAAGGTGACTTAGAACGAGAAGAAACACCAAAAGTATCTATTGGTGCTGGATACAGTTATAACGATAGAACCAAAAGAGAAGGTGGTCAGTTAGGTAGGTTCGTACAAAATCCTTTTACTTTCAAAACCACATTTGCAGATGCGATGTTTAAATACAGTGGTTTTGCATACCAAGCTGAATACATGCGTCGTGATGTAGATAATCCATTTAACATCACAGATGAAGAAAAGCCACAGGAAACTGTCGCGTATAAAGGATGGGGTATAAACCAACAAATGTCCTATCTTATGAACCATGGCTATGAAATAGCTGGTAGATACACCTTAGTTCAGCCGGATAGTGAAATCAAGGCATTTGAAAGACAAACCGAAGTGGTGGAGTTAGGCCTTACCAAATATATGAAAGCCCACCGCTTGAAATTCCAATTGAATGGTAATTATACCTTCAAAGATGGCCATTTCAACAACAGTAATGACAAAAGCTCTTGGGGCGCCATGTTCCAAGTTGAATTGGGAATCTAA
- a CDS encoding TolC family protein yields MDFKINKTLSSLAFVLLTTMTAYGQEGLEAFKAPVEKAVNYNKSLINANLENQKVALDRENVKGKLLPTVSANAMYGYLNSNIDVDLPSKTLPLLGTSIFDGSQRMNLSTQIGMAGVTATQVIFSGLQITNGQKALEQKFKAQQLMTEAGYDELAQEVLHSFDQLMLLKEVDLLIIDSEKRLNKEHVKVVKGIENGFAIPYDRDKIKLAMLELESKKAEVQSNRELLYFKLQELTGMDINELEAVNYQLQEINLEMESAKQMNRKELQALEASQKAYEFVLKKEKGAKLPQVFAFGNVSYFNAFGTNATLKDLPHLGDLKLEANHLRMAPNFALGVGVKWTIFEGKAHKTAIDKARLDIQINENKLADTKEKLSLLQRKTEVDYNLAMKKISVSNQQVEIAKNNLHLASRQFEEGLADVTERLEAENEFYKQSLGFYNQVLNQRLAASELLKANGNLYQTITR; encoded by the coding sequence ATGGATTTTAAAATTAATAAAACCTTATCAAGCTTAGCTTTCGTGTTGCTTACAACCATGACTGCTTATGGGCAAGAGGGGCTGGAAGCTTTCAAAGCACCTGTTGAGAAGGCGGTTAATTATAATAAATCACTGATCAATGCCAACCTTGAAAATCAAAAGGTAGCATTGGACCGTGAAAACGTAAAAGGAAAGTTGTTGCCAACCGTTTCTGCAAACGCAATGTATGGTTATCTGAACAGCAACATAGATGTGGATCTTCCTTCTAAAACCTTGCCTTTGCTAGGTACCAGCATTTTTGATGGTTCTCAACGCATGAACTTATCTACTCAAATTGGAATGGCTGGTGTAACAGCTACTCAGGTAATTTTCAGTGGTCTACAGATCACAAACGGACAAAAGGCATTGGAACAGAAGTTTAAAGCACAACAATTGATGACTGAAGCTGGTTATGATGAATTGGCTCAAGAAGTGTTGCACAGTTTTGACCAATTAATGCTACTGAAAGAAGTCGACCTGTTGATTATCGACTCTGAAAAAAGATTGAATAAGGAGCATGTCAAAGTGGTGAAAGGAATTGAAAACGGCTTTGCAATCCCATATGATCGCGATAAGATTAAATTGGCGATGTTGGAATTGGAAAGTAAAAAAGCAGAGGTGCAAAGTAATAGGGAGCTCCTGTACTTCAAGCTACAGGAACTGACAGGGATGGATATCAATGAGTTGGAAGCTGTTAATTACCAACTTCAAGAAATCAATCTGGAAATGGAATCGGCTAAACAGATGAACAGAAAGGAGCTTCAAGCACTGGAAGCCTCCCAGAAAGCCTATGAATTTGTGTTGAAAAAAGAAAAAGGCGCAAAGCTTCCGCAGGTATTTGCATTTGGAAATGTCTCCTATTTCAATGCTTTTGGTACAAATGCTACCCTGAAAGATCTACCTCATTTGGGTGATTTAAAATTAGAGGCCAATCATTTAAGGATGGCACCCAATTTTGCTTTGGGGGTAGGGGTCAAATGGACCATATTTGAAGGAAAGGCCCATAAAACTGCCATAGATAAGGCTAGATTGGATATTCAGATCAATGAAAACAAACTTGCTGACACCAAGGAGAAGCTATCCCTATTGCAGCGAAAAACTGAAGTAGATTATAATTTGGCCATGAAAAAAATAAGCGTAAGCAACCAACAGGTTGAAATTGCCAAGAACAATCTACACTTAGCTTCTAGACAGTTTGAAGAAGGCTTGGCGGATGTGACAGAAAGGTTGGAAGCAGAAAATGAATTTTACAAACAGTCATTGGGCTTTTACAACCAAGTCTTAAATCAGCGCTTGGCAGCATCGGAGTTATTAAAAGCAAACGGAAACTTATACCAAACCATCACTAGATAA
- a CDS encoding carbon-nitrogen hydrolase yields MSKVKVGMVQMSCVKDKQTNLNKAIEKVREAAAKGAQIVCLQELFTSLYFCDVEDYDNFDLAEAIPGPSTDALSAVAKELGVVIIASLFEKRAQGLYHNTTAILDADGSYLGKYRKMHIPDDPAFYEKFYFTPGDLGYKVFNTKFGKIGVLICWDQWYPEASRITALMGAEIMFYPTAIGWATDQDEETNQDQYNAWQTIQRSHAVANGVPVVSVNRVGFEQDGAMKFWGGSFAANAQGKLLYLASHDKEEVEVVEIDLNQSDYFRKHWPFLRDRRIETYSPITKRFIDED; encoded by the coding sequence ATGAGTAAAGTAAAAGTTGGTATGGTTCAAATGTCTTGTGTAAAAGACAAACAAACGAACCTAAACAAAGCTATTGAGAAAGTTCGTGAAGCTGCTGCCAAAGGTGCACAAATTGTATGTTTACAAGAGTTATTTACTTCTTTGTATTTCTGCGATGTGGAAGATTACGATAATTTTGATTTAGCAGAAGCAATCCCTGGACCTTCTACAGATGCCCTTTCTGCAGTGGCTAAAGAGTTAGGAGTAGTAATTATTGCTTCTCTATTCGAAAAAAGAGCGCAAGGATTATATCATAATACCACAGCTATCTTAGATGCAGACGGTTCTTACCTGGGTAAATACCGCAAGATGCATATCCCTGATGATCCCGCATTCTACGAAAAATTCTATTTCACCCCAGGTGATCTAGGTTATAAAGTATTCAATACAAAATTTGGTAAGATTGGTGTATTGATCTGTTGGGATCAATGGTACCCTGAAGCTTCTAGGATCACTGCCCTTATGGGTGCTGAAATCATGTTCTACCCTACTGCTATCGGATGGGCGACTGATCAAGACGAGGAAACCAATCAAGACCAATACAATGCTTGGCAAACTATCCAACGCTCCCATGCAGTTGCAAATGGAGTACCGGTAGTATCGGTAAACCGCGTTGGCTTTGAACAAGATGGTGCCATGAAATTCTGGGGCGGTAGTTTTGCTGCCAATGCACAGGGTAAATTATTGTACTTAGCCTCCCATGATAAAGAAGAAGTGGAAGTAGTGGAAATCGATTTAAATCAATCCGATTATTTCCGCAAACACTGGCCTTTCCTACGTGATAGACGTATTGAAACCTATAGCCCAATTACCAAAAGGTTTATTGACGAAGATTAA
- a CDS encoding agmatine/peptidylarginine deiminase, with protein sequence MTAHINSDLYSFQDTPKAQGFVFPAEWEKQDALWLSWPHKEESWPGKIETIYEPYCQFIKLVAEDQLVRINVADEEMKAFALGHIEKSGAKMENISFYFNPTNDAWCRDHGPAFVINRETGEKAIVDWGYNAWGGKYPPFDLDDVVPTRIAKEFNLKLFTPPIVMEGGSVEFNGKGTILTTTACLLNENRNPHLNKEQIETYLKDYYGQDQVLWLGDGIVGDDTDGHIDDITRFVSEDTVLTVVEEDKSDENYALLQENLDNLKGMKLLDGRSLNVIELPMPRPVEYDEQRLPASYANFYIANKVVIVPVFNDKNDQKALEIIQSVFPDRKVIGIDSVDIIWGLGSFHCLSQQEPSI encoded by the coding sequence ATGACAGCGCATATCAATTCAGATTTATATTCATTTCAAGATACTCCCAAAGCTCAAGGCTTTGTTTTTCCTGCAGAATGGGAAAAACAGGATGCACTTTGGTTAAGTTGGCCACATAAGGAAGAATCTTGGCCAGGAAAAATAGAAACCATTTACGAACCATATTGCCAGTTTATTAAACTGGTTGCCGAGGATCAACTTGTCCGCATCAATGTTGCTGATGAAGAAATGAAAGCATTTGCTCTCGGCCATATTGAAAAATCGGGTGCTAAAATGGAAAACATCAGTTTCTATTTCAACCCGACCAATGATGCCTGGTGCCGTGACCATGGCCCTGCCTTTGTAATCAATCGCGAAACTGGCGAAAAAGCTATCGTAGATTGGGGATACAATGCTTGGGGCGGAAAATACCCACCATTTGACCTAGATGATGTAGTTCCTACAAGGATCGCAAAAGAATTCAACCTTAAACTATTTACTCCGCCAATCGTTATGGAAGGTGGATCTGTAGAATTTAATGGTAAAGGAACTATCTTGACCACTACCGCTTGCCTATTGAACGAAAACAGGAACCCGCATCTCAATAAAGAGCAAATTGAAACTTATTTGAAGGATTACTATGGCCAAGACCAAGTCCTTTGGTTAGGTGACGGAATTGTTGGCGATGATACGGATGGGCATATCGACGATATTACGAGATTTGTTTCAGAGGACACCGTTCTAACGGTCGTTGAGGAGGATAAATCGGACGAAAACTATGCTTTATTACAGGAGAACCTAGACAACTTAAAAGGCATGAAGCTTTTGGATGGTCGCTCTCTAAATGTAATTGAGTTGCCGATGCCAAGACCGGTAGAATACGATGAGCAAAGGCTACCTGCTTCATACGCAAACTTTTACATTGCAAACAAAGTGGTTATTGTACCTGTTTTTAATGATAAAAATGATCAAAAAGCCTTAGAAATTATTCAAAGTGTCTTCCCTGATAGAAAAGTAATCGGAATCGATTCTGTAGATATTATTTGGGGATTGGGAAGTTTTCACTGTTTAAGTCAACAAGAACCTTCAATATAA
- the lpxB gene encoding lipid-A-disaccharide synthase has protein sequence MKYYLIAGETSGDLHGANLIKALKKEDPEAEFHIVGGDQMQEAAEVPVLIHTSEMAFMGFVEVLMNLRSISRNLKKVKEDIQKVKPDCLILIDFPGFNMKIAEFAKKLGIPVNYYISPKIWAWNQKRVYKIKKVVDHMFCILPFEVKFYKEFRYDVDYVGNPLLDAISAYKFQPDFREKNGLDKSPIIALLPGSRKMEIEHLLPEMVDLYNRFPAHQLVIAGAPNIDLSLYQRYIGDYPIPVIFDQTYDLLKHAEAAVVTSGTATLETALLRVPQVVVYKANPISVMIARQVIKVRFISLVNLINDYLSVIELIQKDCTTSNISDELGLLISNPEHRASVLENYDVLMEKMGTPGASEKTAKLIVEYMKAEN, from the coding sequence ATGAAATATTACTTAATAGCCGGTGAAACATCAGGCGATCTGCATGGTGCAAACCTGATCAAAGCATTAAAAAAAGAAGACCCCGAAGCTGAATTCCATATTGTTGGTGGCGATCAGATGCAAGAGGCTGCTGAAGTCCCTGTCCTGATCCATACCTCTGAAATGGCATTTATGGGTTTCGTGGAGGTTTTAATGAACCTTCGTAGCATTTCCAGGAACCTTAAAAAAGTAAAGGAAGATATACAAAAGGTCAAACCTGATTGCCTGATCTTGATTGATTTCCCTGGCTTCAATATGAAAATAGCGGAATTCGCCAAGAAGCTCGGAATTCCCGTAAACTATTATATTTCGCCTAAAATTTGGGCCTGGAATCAGAAACGCGTTTACAAGATCAAAAAAGTAGTGGACCATATGTTCTGTATCCTTCCTTTTGAGGTCAAGTTCTATAAAGAATTCAGATATGATGTGGACTATGTAGGCAATCCCTTATTGGATGCAATTTCTGCCTATAAGTTCCAACCTGATTTCCGAGAAAAAAATGGCTTGGACAAAAGTCCGATCATTGCCTTATTGCCGGGAAGCAGAAAAATGGAAATCGAGCATCTTCTTCCTGAAATGGTAGATTTGTACAATCGTTTTCCTGCGCATCAATTGGTCATCGCCGGAGCCCCTAACATTGACCTGAGCCTCTACCAAAGGTATATTGGCGATTATCCTATCCCAGTCATATTTGATCAAACCTATGACCTTCTAAAGCATGCTGAGGCAGCAGTGGTGACCAGTGGTACAGCGACATTGGAAACCGCACTCCTAAGGGTGCCCCAGGTAGTCGTTTATAAAGCAAATCCTATCTCGGTCATGATTGCTAGACAGGTCATTAAAGTTCGGTTTATCTCATTGGTAAATCTGATCAACGATTATCTTTCCGTAATCGAATTGATCCAGAAAGATTGTACCACGTCTAATATTTCGGATGAACTTGGTTTATTGATATCTAACCCTGAGCATCGGGCCAGTGTATTAGAAAATTATGATGTCCTTATGGAGAAAATGGGAACTCCAGGTGCCTCCGAAAAAACCGCTAAATTGATAGTGGAATATATGAAGGCTGAAAATTAA
- the dinB gene encoding DNA polymerase IV has translation MRKIIHIDMDAFYASVEQRDFPEFRGKPLAVGGSPDGRGVVATASYEARKFGVKSAMSSRMALQLCPHLLLTYPRFDVYKEVSNHIRSIFSRYTDLIEPLSLDEAYLDVTEDKQGIGSAIEIAKQIKDAISEELGLTASAGVSVNKFVAKIASDFQKPDGLTFIGPSKIVSFLEKLPIEKFFGVGKVTAKKMNQMGIFNGHDLKRFSEIEMIQHFGKSGKFFYQIVRGEDNRPVKPNRISKSIGVEDTFETDLREREDMVEEIKRISSKLFKRLKKAEKFGKTITLKVKFGDFTQITRSRTFFTPMEQLVDIENQALDLLNKLDLQESRVRLLGVTISNFHDLEAVEEGYQLTLF, from the coding sequence ATGCGAAAGATCATTCATATCGACATGGATGCGTTTTATGCTTCTGTGGAACAGCGCGATTTCCCTGAATTTAGAGGAAAGCCCCTTGCTGTCGGCGGTTCGCCAGATGGCAGGGGAGTTGTGGCCACTGCAAGCTATGAAGCCCGGAAATTTGGTGTGAAATCAGCAATGTCTTCCCGTATGGCTTTGCAACTGTGCCCACATTTACTTTTAACCTATCCGAGATTTGATGTCTATAAGGAGGTTTCTAATCATATACGTTCCATATTCAGCCGATATACGGACTTGATCGAGCCTTTGTCCTTAGATGAGGCCTATTTGGATGTAACAGAAGATAAGCAGGGGATAGGTTCAGCAATTGAAATAGCGAAGCAAATTAAAGATGCCATTTCTGAAGAACTGGGTTTAACCGCCTCTGCTGGGGTTTCGGTCAATAAGTTTGTGGCTAAAATCGCCTCCGATTTCCAGAAACCTGATGGCTTGACTTTTATTGGGCCTTCGAAGATCGTTTCATTTCTGGAAAAATTGCCTATCGAGAAGTTCTTTGGAGTCGGAAAAGTAACGGCCAAAAAGATGAACCAAATGGGGATATTCAATGGACATGACCTGAAGAGGTTTTCGGAAATAGAGATGATCCAGCATTTCGGAAAGTCGGGAAAGTTCTTCTATCAAATTGTCCGTGGGGAGGATAACCGCCCTGTTAAACCCAATAGGATCAGTAAGTCCATCGGGGTGGAAGATACTTTTGAGACGGACCTAAGGGAACGGGAGGATATGGTGGAAGAGATAAAAAGGATTTCAAGCAAATTATTCAAGCGCCTCAAAAAAGCAGAGAAGTTTGGTAAGACCATTACCTTAAAGGTGAAGTTCGGAGATTTTACGCAGATTACAAGAAGCCGGACCTTTTTCACGCCCATGGAACAGCTCGTGGATATCGAGAATCAAGCCCTGGACCTTTTGAATAAACTGGATCTGCAAGAAAGTCGGGTCAGATTACTGGGAGTTACGATTTCGAATTTTCATGATTTAGAAGCTGTGGAAGAGGGATATCAATTGACTCTATTCTAG
- a CDS encoding ABC transporter permease: MKNFWSLIIREFKLFFQNKVLLVLFLGAPVLYGVLVGGVYKKGKVTNLPIIVVDEDRSPLSRQLIDMFEENEVIYVAKVLNDPFKAKDEAMKTESTVVVQIPRNFSSDINYNRSTELTLFVNASNTLTSNYAMMAVNVAASTLKAGIQIKAQQKKGVPEFVASKQFEPFKITMIKQNIRSGNYLYFMLPGVLLTVLQQVMMLGLALSFASEFEKGTFNELVNRSKNVFVLILVKILPYILMSFLIFGLYYAYSIWYRMPLELDGWTFFGSTMLFLLAVSFIGVLVSIAIPSQLKATEILMVIATPSFILSGFTWPLSQMPDWVVGIAKMIPLTHYLQIFRTLMIEKGTSAYLHGPILGLAIIAVVTFIASIILLQLKINKAKKENKTKENTQHAIG; encoded by the coding sequence ATGAAGAATTTTTGGAGTTTAATAATAAGAGAATTCAAGCTTTTCTTTCAGAATAAAGTATTGCTTGTGCTTTTCCTTGGTGCTCCTGTGCTATATGGTGTTTTGGTTGGCGGAGTATATAAGAAGGGTAAAGTGACAAACTTACCCATCATAGTGGTGGATGAAGACAGAAGCCCATTGAGTAGACAGTTGATCGATATGTTTGAGGAAAATGAAGTCATTTATGTGGCAAAGGTTCTCAACGATCCTTTCAAGGCTAAAGATGAAGCCATGAAAACGGAATCAACCGTAGTCGTTCAGATCCCTCGTAATTTTTCGTCCGACATTAATTATAATCGAAGTACGGAACTGACCTTGTTTGTCAATGCCTCCAACACCTTGACTTCCAATTACGCCATGATGGCCGTGAATGTTGCTGCATCAACCTTAAAAGCAGGTATACAGATCAAAGCACAGCAGAAGAAAGGTGTACCTGAATTTGTTGCCAGCAAACAGTTTGAACCCTTTAAGATTACCATGATCAAGCAAAATATCCGCAGTGGTAACTACCTGTATTTTATGTTGCCGGGAGTGCTGTTAACGGTTTTGCAACAGGTCATGATGCTTGGACTGGCATTGAGTTTTGCCTCAGAATTTGAAAAAGGCACGTTCAACGAATTGGTCAACAGATCTAAAAACGTATTTGTACTGATCCTGGTGAAAATTTTGCCTTACATCTTAATGTCCTTCCTGATCTTTGGACTGTACTATGCTTATTCGATTTGGTATAGGATGCCATTAGAACTCGATGGCTGGACTTTCTTTGGTTCAACCATGTTATTCCTCTTGGCAGTAAGCTTCATCGGTGTGCTGGTCAGTATTGCTATTCCAAGTCAGTTGAAGGCTACCGAGATCCTGATGGTCATTGCGACCCCAAGTTTTATCTTGAGTGGTTTTACATGGCCATTGAGCCAAATGCCTGATTGGGTGGTAGGCATTGCGAAAATGATTCCATTGACCCATTATTTACAGATTTTCCGTACCTTAATGATCGAAAAAGGTACATCTGCTTATCTGCATGGCCCGATTTTAGGATTAGCCATTATTGCAGTAGTTACCTTTATAGCTTCAATAATTCTCTTGCAGTTGAAGATCAATAAGGCTAAAAAAGAAAATAAAACAAAAGAAAATACGCAACATGCAATAGGGTAG
- a CDS encoding HlyD family secretion protein — MKNIIYTIAGIILLQSCSGDNAKKEPKLEGKIERDQIAVTTKIPGKIQKILVEVGESVHKGDTLIVLELPEVDAKSIQAEGALAAAQAQYEMAVKGATDGQLKQLHAKVDGLKEQFDFAQKSLDRMNNLLKDSLIAQQKYDEVYAKYQGAKNQYLAAQAELADVQHGARIEQQRMALGQKERALGAVDEVKVAGKERYILAPQDMTVENINLQVGELALAGYSLVSGYINDATFFRVTIPESKVKDFTKGQEKILTVPYLDNKEIKAKVETIKPLSSYANISTAYPDFEEQETLFEIHLKPVDKQESKDLLTKATFLVKQN, encoded by the coding sequence ATGAAAAACATTATATACACAATAGCAGGCATTATTCTTTTACAAAGTTGTTCTGGGGACAATGCTAAAAAGGAACCAAAATTAGAAGGAAAAATTGAGCGTGATCAGATCGCGGTGACCACAAAAATCCCGGGAAAGATCCAGAAGATTTTAGTGGAGGTAGGAGAGTCCGTCCACAAAGGGGATACCTTGATCGTACTGGAGTTACCTGAAGTAGATGCGAAATCAATTCAAGCTGAAGGGGCATTAGCTGCCGCTCAGGCTCAATACGAAATGGCTGTGAAGGGTGCAACTGATGGACAGTTGAAGCAACTGCATGCCAAGGTAGATGGCCTCAAGGAACAATTTGATTTTGCTCAGAAATCCCTGGACCGCATGAACAACCTCCTCAAGGATTCATTGATCGCCCAACAGAAATATGATGAAGTCTATGCAAAATATCAAGGTGCAAAGAATCAATACCTTGCTGCTCAGGCTGAATTAGCAGATGTACAACATGGTGCCCGTATAGAGCAACAAAGAATGGCCTTAGGTCAGAAAGAGCGTGCCCTAGGTGCTGTGGACGAAGTGAAAGTTGCCGGCAAGGAAAGGTATATTCTAGCACCTCAGGATATGACTGTAGAAAACATCAATTTGCAGGTAGGTGAACTTGCCTTAGCAGGATACAGCTTGGTTTCGGGATACATCAATGATGCCACTTTTTTTAGGGTAACCATTCCTGAAAGCAAAGTGAAAGACTTTACAAAAGGACAAGAGAAAATCCTGACCGTTCCATATTTGGACAATAAGGAAATCAAGGCAAAAGTGGAAACCATAAAACCATTGAGTTCTTATGCAAATATCTCCACGGCATACCCTGATTTTGAAGAACAGGAGACCTTGTTTGAAATCCATTTAAAACCAGTGGACAAACAGGAATCTAAGGATCTATTAACTAAAGCGACTTTCTTAGTCAAACAAAACTAA
- a CDS encoding Crp/Fnr family transcriptional regulator has translation MTLLKYFKELYHINDELEQFFDSIIEIKEYAKGDVIFEPDTYLRYIYFIESGFTRIYYYKNKREITHYFFGPNTFGTGIESVFYKKPSLFGFQALAPSKVCLIPFAAIEELSNTDITVNKIIQKVLLDSLINFSNRFYKTQFETAHERYNALIEENPELFQNASLGHIASYLGISQQTLSVIRGIK, from the coding sequence ATGACCCTATTAAAATATTTTAAGGAACTTTACCATATCAATGATGAGCTCGAACAATTCTTTGATTCTATTATTGAAATCAAGGAATATGCTAAAGGGGATGTAATCTTTGAGCCTGATACTTACTTAAGATATATTTATTTTATCGAATCTGGATTTACCAGGATTTACTATTATAAAAACAAAAGAGAAATAACACATTATTTCTTTGGTCCAAATACCTTTGGAACCGGTATTGAAAGTGTCTTTTATAAAAAGCCATCTCTTTTTGGCTTTCAGGCATTGGCTCCTTCCAAGGTCTGTTTGATTCCGTTTGCTGCAATTGAAGAACTTTCTAATACAGATATTACTGTCAATAAGATTATTCAGAAAGTCCTTTTAGACTCCCTGATAAACTTTTCCAATAGGTTTTACAAAACGCAGTTTGAAACTGCGCATGAGCGTTATAATGCGCTGATTGAGGAAAATCCGGAGTTATTCCAAAATGCGTCTTTAGGTCACATCGCATCATACCTTGGCATTTCCCAACAGACACTATCGGTAATACGAGGGATCAAATAG